From a single Rutidosis leptorrhynchoides isolate AG116_Rl617_1_P2 chromosome 5, CSIRO_AGI_Rlap_v1, whole genome shotgun sequence genomic region:
- the LOC139849697 gene encoding uncharacterized protein: protein MRLKKKAILDSIDWSEMHPEILEIIAKKHNLYHEDYMSFAGVCKSWRSAAVRAANKDHYPNGLPSRFPSLFLVDKKEDNVQKKNFCLQTPSLFNAKKKEDDHQELFCIRKIMLPEASRKLCMPSGGWLLTFGDDYVPKLIYHFSREIINLNLPYTFSEFGISTLQWCIFFRKLVVVKSSLVVMLCGRLGTLASCRSGDEKWTTVLNGLEDITHHKGRIYSFGYDHRIKACDVYEGNRTIMETVSTLPKYLYGRWFEEFVYRAYC from the coding sequence ATGAGATTGAAGAAGAAAGCTATTTTAGATTCGATCGATTGGTCCGAGATGCACCCTGAAATACTAGAAATCATAGCCAAGAAGCATAATTTGTATCATGAAGATTACATGTCTTTCGCCGGAGTATGTAAATCATGGCGTTCAGCCGCCGTCCGGGCGGCTAACAAGGATCACTACCCCAATGGACTTCCTTCGCGTTTTCCGTCTCTATTTCTTGTAGACAAAAAAGAGGATAATGTTCAAAAAAAGAACTTCTGCTTGCAAACTCCGTCTCTGTTTAATGCAAAGAAAAAAGAGGATGATCATCAAGAATTATTTTGTATCCGTAAGATAATGCTACCAGAAGCAAGTCGTAAGTTATGCATGCCTTCGGGTGGGTGGCTCTTAACTTTCGGAGACGATTATGTTCCAAAACTCATATATCATTTCTCACGTGAAATCATCAATCTCAATCTTCCATACACCTTTTCCGAATTTGGAATTAGCACTTTACAATGGTGTATATTTTTTAGGAAGCTGGTCGTTGTTAAATCATCGTTGGTGGTGATGTTATGCGGACGTTTAGGGACACTAGCGTCTTGTCGGTCTGGAGATGAAAAGTGGACAACTGTCCTTAATGGTTTGGAAGATATCACGCATCACAAGGGGCGTATTTATAGTTTTGGTTATGACCACCGGATCAAAGCTTGTGATGTTTATGAAGGGAATCGTACAATTATGGAAACTGTTTCAACGCTTCCCAAATATCTTTATGGCAGATGGTTCGAAGAATTTGTTTACAGAGCATATTGTTAG